GTATCCCCAATTTACTCTGAATTTAAAGGTTGGGAAGCTGATTTAACTGGAATGACAGATGAAAAGTCTATGCCAGAAAACTTAGTTAATTACATCGACTTTATTGAAAAAGAAACTGGTGTACCGATTAAAATTGTATCAGTTGGTCCAGATAGAAAACAAACTATCGTAAGATAATTCATAAAAAAGAGTTCTTTTCAGAACTCTTTTTTTATTTAGCTATTAAAGTTTCAGTAGCGTAACTTTCGCATTGTTGTAATGTTTCTAAAACATCATCTAAAGTAGTTCTTGGATTAATTAAACACATTCTTAAAACCACTTGTTTATTCAAAACTGTAGTCACAAAAACTGCTTCTCTAGAATCCATTACTTTTTTAGAAATTTCTTGATTAATTTTATCTATTTCTTCTTCAGAATACTGTTTATCAATCGGATTATATCTAAAATTAACTACAGCTAAAGTAGCAGGAGAAACTACTTCCCATACCCTACTCTTTCGTAAATAATCTTCAACCTGTTCTGTTAAATCAATATTATACGTAATTGCCTTTCTAAAAGCTTCTAAACCATAAGTTTTAATAGACATATAAAATTTTAATGCACGTAAACGTCTTGTTAACTGTACTCCATAATCATAGAAATTAATTTCAGATTCATTTCCTTCTATATCTCTTAAATACTCAGGTTTTTCACTAAATGTACTACTTAACCAAGAAGCATCTTTCACTAATAAACACCCAATTTCATAAGGTTGAAAAAACCATTTATGTGGATCTACGGTAAGTGAATCTGCTCTTTCAATTCCTCTTAACATTCGCTTTCCTTTTTTAGATAAAATAGCTGCTCCTCCATAGGCTCCATCAATGTGCATCCAAATATCTTCAGCTTCACATATATCTGCAATTTCATCTAAAGGATCTACAGTTCCTGTATTTGTAGTTCCTGCATTAGCAATAAAACAAAAAGGTTGTAAACCTTCTAATTTATCTTTAGCAATAGCATTTTTCAATTTGTTTACGCCTAACCTAAATTCAAAATCAGTAGGAATAATACGAATTTGTTCTTTTTTAAATCCTAATACTCGAATTGCTTTAATATTTGAAGAATGCGCTTGATCTGAAAGGTAAATTACTGCTTTAGAGAAATCATCTCCACACTTTCGTCTTCTAGCAGTTACTAATGCAGTTAAATTCGCCATAGAACCACCACTAGTAAAAATTCCTCCACCTTTTTTTACAGGAAAATCGTACATTTTTAACAACCAGTTAATCGTTACAATTTCTAACTCTGCAGCTGCAGAAGAAACCAACCATCCACCAGAAAAAATATTAAATCCTGTTGCTAAAGAATCTGACATTGTACTGATAAAGTTGCTTGGTCCAGGTACAAACGAATAAAATTTAGGATGTGACGCTATTGTACTATTGGGTACAACATTTTGCATCACAAAATCTAATATTTCATTTGCATCTGTAGGTTGCTCTGGAGCTTCTTGTAAAAATATAGCATCTAGTTCTTTACGAGTTTTAAATTCTGGAACTGGTTTCTTTTGATTCATACTGTCCCAATGTTCCGCTATTAAATCTACTATTTTATATCCATAAGACTTCATCTCTTCTAAAGATAGATCGAAGTAATTTTCCATGTTTGCTGTTAAATTTGTTGCAAAATTATGCTTCTTTTAACGAATAGAAATAGGAATTCAAACTAATTTTATAACATCATTTAGAAATTTGGCATGTTCTTTTCTTTATTTTTGTGCATTAAATTGAAAAATTTTGAAGAGAATACTTCTTTTTATCTTAATAATAACTTCATTACAAATTTGCTCTCAAAACAAGAGAATAAAGATTCTATCATCTAAAATTTCAACTTTTGATGAAAAAAGATGGCCTGGAGCAACTATATTAATTGGAGATGTTAAAGTAGCTCATGAAGGAGCAACATTAGATTGTAAAAGAGCTCTTTTATACAGAGAGCAAAATATTTTTAAAGCTATTGGTGAAGTAGTTATTGAACAAGGTGACAGTATTATTCAATACTCTGACTTTGCGAATTACGATGCCAATACCAAAATTGCAAAATCATGGGGTAATGTAGAAGTTAACGACAAAGAAATGAAGTTAACCACAGATACTTTATATTTCGATAGAACAGAACAAAAATTATTTTATCCTGCAAAAGGAACCATTCGAGATAAAAAGAATACCTTAAAAAGTATTCGAGGAACTTATTATTTAGAAGACAAAAAATTTACTGCAAAAACTCGTGTAAATGTAGTTAATCCTGATAATGAGTTAAACTCAGATCATTTAGATTATTACACAAATACTAATTTGGCTTATGTTTACGGACCTTCAACAATTTTTAACTTTAAAGATAGTACAAAGGTTTATGCTGAACGAGGTTTTTTTGATACCAATACAGATATTTCATACTTTGTAAAAAACGCAAAGTTATATTTAAAAGATAGAACTGTAGCTGCCGATAGTTTATATTACGATAAAAGAAAAGGATTTGCTTCTGCAAACAATAAAATTAAAGTGATCGATACTGTTCAAAAAATGGTCATTAAAGGAAATTATGCCGAGATTTTTGAACTAAAAGATTCTATGTTTATTGTAAAGAAACCTGTTGCTATTTCCATTATGGAAAAGGATTCTCTTTACATTCATGGTGACACTATTTTAGTTACTGGAAAGAAAGACAATAGAATTGTGAGAACTTACCATCATGTAAAAATTTTCAAATCGAAT
This genomic stretch from Tenacibaculum jejuense harbors:
- a CDS encoding OstA-like protein: MKRILLFILIITSLQICSQNKRIKILSSKISTFDEKRWPGATILIGDVKVAHEGATLDCKRALLYREQNIFKAIGEVVIEQGDSIIQYSDFANYDANTKIAKSWGNVEVNDKEMKLTTDTLYFDRTEQKLFYPAKGTIRDKKNTLKSIRGTYYLEDKKFTAKTRVNVVNPDNELNSDHLDYYTNTNLAYVYGPSTIFNFKDSTKVYAERGFFDTNTDISYFVKNAKLYLKDRTVAADSLYYDKRKGFASANNKIKVIDTVQKMVIKGNYAEIFELKDSMFIVKKPVAISIMEKDSLYIHGDTILVTGKKDNRIVRTYHHVKIFKSNLQGKCDSIHTNQAIGLTRMFKNPVLWSGKSQITGDSIQFTTHKETNKLDSLRVLRNAFVIENDSLDPKNFNQIKGRDIFGKFENNDLRVLLVKGNAESLYYNRNEETFKLETITKEIASDIEFLLENNEVIQTKYFKKSEGKTYPPPDFPSDKAKFAGFIWREDEQPKVMEDIFKRDTPKVKTETKVNSAVQKAKDQLIKENKKRELQQLKEEEE
- a CDS encoding pyridoxal phosphate-dependent decarboxylase family protein; amino-acid sequence: MENYFDLSLEEMKSYGYKIVDLIAEHWDSMNQKKPVPEFKTRKELDAIFLQEAPEQPTDANEILDFVMQNVVPNSTIASHPKFYSFVPGPSNFISTMSDSLATGFNIFSGGWLVSSAAAELEIVTINWLLKMYDFPVKKGGGIFTSGGSMANLTALVTARRRKCGDDFSKAVIYLSDQAHSSNIKAIRVLGFKKEQIRIIPTDFEFRLGVNKLKNAIAKDKLEGLQPFCFIANAGTTNTGTVDPLDEIADICEAEDIWMHIDGAYGGAAILSKKGKRMLRGIERADSLTVDPHKWFFQPYEIGCLLVKDASWLSSTFSEKPEYLRDIEGNESEINFYDYGVQLTRRLRALKFYMSIKTYGLEAFRKAITYNIDLTEQVEDYLRKSRVWEVVSPATLAVVNFRYNPIDKQYSEEEIDKINQEISKKVMDSREAVFVTTVLNKQVVLRMCLINPRTTLDDVLETLQQCESYATETLIAK